A region of Oncorhynchus kisutch isolate 150728-3 linkage group LG29, Okis_V2, whole genome shotgun sequence DNA encodes the following proteins:
- the LOC109873854 gene encoding vascular endothelial growth factor C-like, giving the protein MWMLSLAVWILNVTNLTHGYDYDEYYPGEEETKAPLVGEGLRDLDTVSNVDELVELLYPEYSLVQHCLRRKTQRTSTPLHPEDDVWAWGKPREGALYKSDDGTFDVILEEIQRTMCSPREVCLEVSKEYPESTRHFYMPRCVSVHRCGGCCTHEGLYCTNTSHTYSNKTLLEMTHREHSVVMVAFVNHTSCECLSKRPQHSVIRRAAAAHLTVCSPPDVPCSTGLVWDPTSCLCVPMDTSFFSERELEPLESALLALCGPNKVLDEDSCECVCENGLTEASCGPGWRLDQASCECLCEDQPAPGTCPPNQRWDPELCGCVCQSECPRSQPLNPETCLCQCRDSPQTCLLEGKRFNAHNCSCYRLPCRKPHNSCPTGFYYSHYVCQCIPNHMRSGEWN; this is encoded by the exons ATGTGGATGTTATCTTTAGCCGTATGGATTCTCAATGTCACAAATCTCACTCATGGATATGACTATGATGAGTATTACCCAGGCGAGGAGGAAACCAAG GCCCCGCTGGTTGGGGAGGGACTCCGTGATTTAGACACAGTGTCCAATGTGGACGAGCTGGTGGAGCTGTTGTACCCAGAGTACAGTCTGGTGCAGCATTGCCTACGTAGGAAAACCCAGCgcacctccactcctctccatcctgAAGACGACGTCTGGGCCTGGGGCAAGCCCAGGGAGGGGGCACTGTACAAGTCTGACGACGGCACCTTTGACG TTATTCTGGAGGAGATCCAGCGTACCATGTGCAGTCCTCGGGAGGTGTGTCTGGAGGTGTCTAAAGAGTACCCAGAGAGCACCCGTCACTTCTACATGCCtcgctgtgtgtctgtgcacCGCTGTGGGGGCTGCTGTACCCACGAGGGTCTGTACTGCACCAACACCAGCCATACTTACAGCAACAAGACG CTGCTGGAGATGACTCACCGTGAACACTCTGTGGTGATGGTGGCGTTCGTCAACCACACATCCTGTGAGTGTCTGTCCAAGAGGCCCCAGCACTCCGTCATCAGGAGGGCTGCTGCAGCCCACCTCACCGT GTGTTCTCCGCCAGATGTTCCCTGCAGTACAGGACTGGTCTGGGACCCCACCAGCTGCCTGTGTGTTCCCATGGACACAAGCTTCTTCTCCGAGAGAGAGCTGG AACCCCTGGAGTCGGCCTTGCTGGCGCTGTGTGGCCCCAACAAAGTCCTAGACGAGGAcagctgtgagtgtgtgtgtgagaacggtCTGACAGAGGCCAGCTGTGGGCCGGGCTGGCGTCTAGACCAGGCGTCCTGTGAGTGTCTCTGTGAGGACCAGCCCGCCCCGGGGACCTGCCCTCCCAACCAACGCTGGGACCCagagctgtgtggctgtgtgtgccaGTCAGAGTGCCCCCGTAGCCAGCCTCTCAACCCAGAGACGTGCCTGTGCCAGTGCAGGGATAGCCCTCAGACCTGCCTGCTAGAGGGCAAGAGGTTCAACGCACACAACTGCAG CTGTTACCGGCTGCCCTGCAGAAAGCCACACAACAGCTGTCCAACAGGcttctactacagccactacgtCTGCCAGTGCATACCCAACCACATGAGGTCAGGGGAGTGGAACTGA